A region from the Fusarium musae strain F31 chromosome 1, whole genome shotgun sequence genome encodes:
- a CDS encoding hypothetical protein (BUSCO:EOG0926505R), with amino-acid sequence MADVPLVVISEFAQSERRITPSWSISQLKGKLETVTGVPPSCQRLSLKPTAGAEAIAIEAPNEDDTHLSNFPLAPYAELHVIDTRPAASRINLNDTAGVDKYVMPEEEYEKKTDSVLAWKKAQKLGRFDPDAPSHEEAKLQALDREVATRGIAVGRRCRVGGEDTRRGVIQYVGEVKEIPGGLGSWVGVQFDEPVGKNDGSIAGTRYWGEPSELKHGVFVRPERVEVGDFPALDDLEDMEEI; translated from the exons ATGGCCGACGTTCCGCTCGTTGTTATCTCAGAATTCGCGCAGTCAGAGCGCCGCATTACACCGTCATGGTCCATCTCCCAACTCAAGGGCAAGCTTGAGACTGTCACTGGTGTTCCGCCCTCTTGCCAACGGCTCTCCCTCAAGCCCACAGCTGGCGCAGAGGCCATCGCTATTGAGGCGCCTAACGAGGACGACACCCACTTGTCCAACTTTCCCCTGGCCCCGTATGCAGAGCTTCAT GTTATTGACACACGGCCTGCGGCCTCCAGGATCAACTTGAACGACACCGCGGGCGTCGACAAATATGTCATGCCCGAGGAAGAGTACGAGAAAAAGACGGACTCGGTCCTAGCCTGGAAGAAGGCTCAGAAGTTAGGCCGTTTCGACCCAGATGCCCCCAGCCACGAAGAGGCCAAGCTACAGGCTCTTGACCGCGAGGTTGCCACGCGGGGCATTGCTGTCGGCCGACGGTGTCGCGTTGGCGGTGAGGATACTCGGCGCGGTGTCATCCAGTACGTCGGTGAGGTCAAGGAGATCCCCGGCGGTCTCGGGTCATGGGTGGGAGTCCAGTTCGATGAGCCCGTTGGCAAGAATGATGGTAGCATCGCTGGTACTCGATACTGGGGTGAGCCCTCTGAGCTCAAGCATGGCGTCTTTGTAAGGCCAGAGCGGGTTGAGGTGGGCGATTTTCCTGCTCTAGACGACTTGGAAGATATGGAGGAGATTTAG